A window of Rosa rugosa chromosome 7, drRosRugo1.1, whole genome shotgun sequence genomic DNA:
GCATTTTTGGCTTGTTTGGCTATTTAGAAGCAAATTGTATGAGAGCTGTAGTCCGGGAATGTCCTACGTCCTAACAAGGCATGTTGTATCATGTTGCAAAATAAGACTGCAAATTCCCTTAATATGTGTACTGCATACTACTGATACTAGTCATTTTCTGGAGTTTGAGACGATAGTTAGCaatcaaaaataataataacaatattaccaaaaaaaaaaaaataataataacaatggAGTACTTTTCCTTCGCTTATCAGAAGAAGTGGGGCAAAACcgaaaaccaaaaaagaaaagaaagaacattATATTCAGGATTATCTAATTAGAACTTGCCCAAAAACTTTGTTTCTTGAATATACACCAGTCTACATGATCAAAGTAAAACAGATTCAATTCAATGCCAGTTTTATTAGATCCCTATCTTCATTGTCAACAAAAATTAGTGGAACAGCACATATATGCAGGCATAGATTAAAATTGAAGCCACCTTCCATTCTAATTAACAATCTTGGTACATTCAAAGTTCATCATGTATAGTACAAGTCACATTCACTACACTGACAGAAAATAGAACACAGTAAAAACTTAAGACTATAGTTGAAAGATGAAACCCAATCATAACAAAGGGAAAAATGTTACAAAGTACTTAATGATGTTTTACCTCCATAACCAGCAACATCAGTGTTGTCGACCTTTCTTCGCAATCAAGCCATGTCCAAATTGAATACCATTGCACACctatttttcattttgtcaAGATACTGGAAATAGGCATGTCTCCAGGACCTCTTAATCACCAAACTGCCAAAAACAACCCAGAATCCCACAATGAATCCAAATGCTGTGCTTGTATAGAACCATAGATTTTCAtaaccatcttcatcttcaactGTGTTCTCTTTAGCTTGTGCATCACCATCGTCGAAAGCTGATCGAGCATTGTATTGGTAATGGATTCCCACAAAGTCCCAAGTTTGCTTCAAATATGCTTGGGTCATTGAAGGTTTGGAATTGGTTCGCTGATGGAATAGGCCCCGACAAGTTGTTGTATGATAAGTTCAATCTGCTCAATGAAGTCATAGAAGTCATGCTCAGAGGAATTGGACCACAAAGATGGTTACTCGAGAGGTCAAGAGATTCTAAGCGGCTCAAGCTTCCAATACTCTCTGGTATTCTTCCTATGAGTTGGTTTTGGGATAAATTCAACGCAAACAAGGTTGACAGGTTTGTTATCTCTTCTGGTATTTCTCCTGATAGATTATTGCTTGATAGGTCTATGATCCTCAGCAGACCTATTAGATCAGAATATTCATATAGTCTTCCCTTCACAATTAATTCCAAATATACACTCGGTGGTGGTTGCCAGAAGGAGGGTGGTAACTTAAACATGATACCCACATCTTTCATGACTTCAAGGTTGCCAAGACATTTAGGGATAGAACCTAGTATGTTATTCTGAGAAAGGTCTAAAACCTTAAGAGGGAGTTGACATAATTGTTCAGGAATGTTCCCAGTGAAGATGTTGGCTCCTAGGAGTAAAAATGACATAGAAAGTTAGAGAAATCATTCAGGTATTGTTCCAGACAATCGGTTCCCTCTGAGATCAAGCGTAAATAGTGTTGTACAATCTCGTGAGGATGGACTGCGCTCCCCAAAAAGATTGTTTTGGCttaatttcaaccaaaaaagcCTAGGTAGTTGTGAGCACATTAAGCTTGGAAAATTACCTTGCAGCTTGTTTTCGGACAGATCAATGACAATCAGTTTTTGCAAACCCTTCCATAGCCAGGGGATGTTTCGAGATAAATCATTTTTGGATAGAACAAGAACAGTCAAATTCTTAATCCTACTAATGGAAGGTGAAATAGAACCATTTAGATAGTTCCTAGATAGATCCAGGGTCTTCAACGCTGTCATCTCTTGGCCAATGTTTAAGGGAATTTGTCCAGAAAATCTGTTGTTTCCAAAATAAAGGGACGTTGCATTTCGCCAAAGCGGAAGTGAGCCCTCCAAACAGTTGGAGTCCAAATTAACAATTACTCCAAGCTCAGAACTTGAATGGATTGATTGAGGAAGCTTCCCTGTTAATTGATTTGTGGAGAGATCTAGAAGCCATACATTCTGCACAAGTGTCCAGAACCAATCCGGTATTGCATCAACAATTGCATTGTTTGAGAGTGTTATTGAAGAAACTTCTTTCTGAGTTCTTAACCACAAAGGAAATGAGGGGCCTAATTGACAGTTGCTAATTGTGATGGAACTTAAACTGAAGAGAGGAATCCAGTCATGTCCAACATTCAAAGTCAAAGATTTACTTTTTGAGGACAATGAAAAATCTTTTAATCTAGTGAGGTTGTGCAGATGAATTTCAGATAAATTAAAACGCCTTTCCACTGATTTTCCCAAAGGTCTAAGGAAAACATTTCTGCAAGCTGTCCAATACTCTCTGGGATGCTGTTCATCACGATGAACGAAAGGTCTAGCATTGACAAATGTGACAGATTTCCGATTGACATTGGGAGTGGGCCTGAGATTGAATTAAGGGTGAGAGAAAGAGCATCAAGATATTTCAGGGATCCCAGAGACTCGGGCAAGTTCCCACTAAATTGATTGTAACTGAAGTCCAATGTTTCTATGATACTGTTACTGCACCCAGACAAAGAATGAAGAAACTCCTCCATTCCTCCACTAATGGAA
This region includes:
- the LOC133722883 gene encoding probable leucine-rich repeat receptor-like protein kinase At1g35710, with the protein product MLPSLLELHLDISELDDLPQFLPYVNFTSLLVFDLSYNNFNSSLPQWLFNISTLVTINLANCHLAGSIRETSWVNLCSLQSLDLFGNSISGGMEEFLHSLSGCSNSIIETLDFSYNQFSGNLPESLGSLKYLDALSLTLNSISGPLPMSIGNLSHLSMLDLSFIVMNSIPESIGQLAEILSSITISNCQLGPSFPLWLRTQKEVSSITLSNNAIVDAIPDWFWTLVQNVWLLDLSTNQLTGKLPQSIHSSSELGVIVNLDSNCLEGSLPLWRNATSLYFGNNRFSGQIPLNIGQEMTALKTLDLSRNYLNGSISPSISRIKNLTVLVLSKNDLSRNIPWLWKGLQKLIVIDLSENKLQGANIFTGNIPEQLCQLPLKVLDLSQNNILGSIPKCLGNLEVMKDVGIMFKLPPSFWQPPPSVYLELIVKGRLYEYSDLIGLLRIIDLSSNNLSGEIPEEITNLSTLFALNLSQNQLIGRIPESIGSLSRLESLDLSTFDDGDAQAKENTVEDEDGYENLWFYTSTAFGFIVGFWVVFGSLVIKRSWRHAYFQYLDKMKNRCAMVFNLDMA